In Nicotiana tabacum cultivar K326 chromosome 17, ASM71507v2, whole genome shotgun sequence, one DNA window encodes the following:
- the LOC107792415 gene encoding serine hydroxymethyltransferase, mitochondrial isoform X1 gives MAMAIALRRLSSTVDKPVKRLYNIGGSLYYMSSLPNEAVYDKEKSGVSWPKQLNAPLEVVDPEIADIIELEKARQWKGLELIPSENFTSLSVMQAVGSVMTNKYSEGYPGARYYGGNEYIDMAETLCQKRALEAFRLDPAKWGVNVQPLSGSPANFHVYTALLKPHERIMALDLPHGGHLSHGYQTDTKKISAVSIFFETMPYRLNESTGYIDYDQLEKSATLFRPKLIVAGASAYARLYDYERIRKVCDKQKAILLADMAHISGLVAAGVIPSPFDYADVVTTTTHKSLRGPRGAMIFFRKGVKEVNKQGKEVLYDYEDKINQAVFPGLQGGPHNHTITGLAVALKQAITPEYRAYQEQVLSNCSKFAQALMENGYELVSGGTENHLVLVNLKNKEFAGSSHGNSLLQKCRGIDGSRVEKILEAVHIAANKNTVPGDVSAMVPGGIRMGTPALTSRGFVEEDFVKVAEFFDAAVKLAVKVKAETQGTKLKDFVATLQSSAPIKSEIAKLRHDVEEYAKQFPTIGFEKETMKYKN, from the exons ATGGCAATGGCTATAGCTCTTCGGAGGCTTTCCTCTACAGTTGACAAACCTGTTAAGCGTCTCTACAATATTGGTGGCTCTCTCTATTACATG tCATCTTTGCCAAATGAAGCTGTCTACGACAAGGAAAAATCTGGAGTCTCC TGGCCAAAGCAACTGAATGCCCCGCTGGAGGTTGTTGATCCTGAGATTGCTGACATTATTGAGCTTGAGAAAGCTCGCCAATGGAAG GGGCTCGAACTCATTCCTTCAGAAAATTTCACTTCCCTTTCGGTGATGCAAGCagttggatcagttatgactAACAAGTATAGTGAAGGATATCCTGGTGCCAGATACTATGGAGGAAATGA GTACATAGACATGgcagaaactttatgccaaaaacGTGCTTTGGAAGCATTCAGGTTGGATCCTGCAAAGTGGGGAG TGAATGTGCAGCCTCTATCAGGATCACCTGCTAATTTTCATGTTTacactgcattattaaaacctcATGAACGGATCATGGCTCTTGATCTTCCTCATGGTGGACATCTTTCTCATGGATATCAG ACTGATACGAAGAAGATATCCGCAGTCTCTATATTCTTTGAGACAATGCCATACAGACTCAATGAGAGCACTGGCTATATTGACTATGACCAG CTTGAGAAAAGTGCCACACTCTTTAGGCCAAAATTAATTGTTGCTGGTGCTAGTGCCTATGCACGTCTTTACGACTATGAACGAATCCGGAAG GTCTGCGACAAACAGAAAGCTATTTTGTTAGCAGATATGGCACACATTAGTGGATTAGTTGCAGCTGGAGTCATCCCCTCACCATTTGATTATGCTGATGTTGTCACTACCACAACCCACAAGTCCCTTCGTGGGCCTCGTGGTGCTATGATTTTCTTCAGGAAGGGTGTTAAAGAGGTTAACAAGCAAGGCAAGGAG GTTTTGTACGACTATGAAGACAAAATCAATCAGGCAGTCTTTCCTGGACTTCAAGGGGGTCCTCACAATCACACCATTACTGGCTTGGCAGTTGCCTTGAAACAG GCAATCACTCCAGAATACAGAGCTTACCAAGAGCAAGTCCTCAGCAACTGCTCAAAATTTGCCCAG GCTTTAATGGAGAATGGTTATGAACTTGTCTCTGGAGGAACCGAGAATCACTTGGTTTTGGTGAACCTGAAAAACAAG GAGTTCGCGGGTTCGAGccatggaaacagcctcttgcagaagtGCAGG GGTATTGATGGTTCCAGGGTTGAGAAAATCTTGGAAGCTGTACATATTGCAGCCAACAAGAACACTGTTCCTGGAGATGTATCTGCCATGGTCCCCGGTGGCATCAGGATGG GAACTCCTGCACTCACTTCTCGGGGATTTGTTGAGGAAGATTTTGTGAAAGTTGCTGAATTCTTTGATGCTGCCGTGAAGCTAGCAGTGAAAGTAAAGGCTGAAACTCAAG GGACAAAGTTGAAAGACTTTGTAGCAACACTACAATCCAGTGCTCCAATCAAATCTGAAATTGCAAAACTCCGTCATGATGTGGAGGAGTATGCTAAGCAATTCCCTACGATTGGGTTTGAAAAAGAAACAATGAAGTACAAAAACTAA
- the LOC107792415 gene encoding serine hydroxymethyltransferase, mitochondrial isoform X2, translating into MAMAIALRRLSSTVDKPVKRLYNIGGSLYYMSSLPNEAVYDKEKSGVSWPKQLNAPLEVVDPEIADIIELEKARQWKGLELIPSENFTSLSVMQAVGSVMTNKYSEGYPGARYYGGNEYIDMAETLCQKRALEAFRLDPAKWGVNVQPLSGSPANFHVYTALLKPHERIMALDLPHGGHLSHGYQTDTKKISAVSIFFETMPYRLNESTGYIDYDQLEKSATLFRPKLIVAGASAYARLYDYERIRKVCDKQKAILLADMAHISGLVAAGVIPSPFDYADVVTTTTHKSLRGPRGAMIFFRKGVKEVNKQGKEVLYDYEDKINQAVFPGLQGGPHNHTITGLAVALKQAITPEYRAYQEQVLSNCSKFAQALMENGYELVSGGTENHLVLVNLKNKGIDGSRVEKILEAVHIAANKNTVPGDVSAMVPGGIRMGTPALTSRGFVEEDFVKVAEFFDAAVKLAVKVKAETQGTKLKDFVATLQSSAPIKSEIAKLRHDVEEYAKQFPTIGFEKETMKYKN; encoded by the exons ATGGCAATGGCTATAGCTCTTCGGAGGCTTTCCTCTACAGTTGACAAACCTGTTAAGCGTCTCTACAATATTGGTGGCTCTCTCTATTACATG tCATCTTTGCCAAATGAAGCTGTCTACGACAAGGAAAAATCTGGAGTCTCC TGGCCAAAGCAACTGAATGCCCCGCTGGAGGTTGTTGATCCTGAGATTGCTGACATTATTGAGCTTGAGAAAGCTCGCCAATGGAAG GGGCTCGAACTCATTCCTTCAGAAAATTTCACTTCCCTTTCGGTGATGCAAGCagttggatcagttatgactAACAAGTATAGTGAAGGATATCCTGGTGCCAGATACTATGGAGGAAATGA GTACATAGACATGgcagaaactttatgccaaaaacGTGCTTTGGAAGCATTCAGGTTGGATCCTGCAAAGTGGGGAG TGAATGTGCAGCCTCTATCAGGATCACCTGCTAATTTTCATGTTTacactgcattattaaaacctcATGAACGGATCATGGCTCTTGATCTTCCTCATGGTGGACATCTTTCTCATGGATATCAG ACTGATACGAAGAAGATATCCGCAGTCTCTATATTCTTTGAGACAATGCCATACAGACTCAATGAGAGCACTGGCTATATTGACTATGACCAG CTTGAGAAAAGTGCCACACTCTTTAGGCCAAAATTAATTGTTGCTGGTGCTAGTGCCTATGCACGTCTTTACGACTATGAACGAATCCGGAAG GTCTGCGACAAACAGAAAGCTATTTTGTTAGCAGATATGGCACACATTAGTGGATTAGTTGCAGCTGGAGTCATCCCCTCACCATTTGATTATGCTGATGTTGTCACTACCACAACCCACAAGTCCCTTCGTGGGCCTCGTGGTGCTATGATTTTCTTCAGGAAGGGTGTTAAAGAGGTTAACAAGCAAGGCAAGGAG GTTTTGTACGACTATGAAGACAAAATCAATCAGGCAGTCTTTCCTGGACTTCAAGGGGGTCCTCACAATCACACCATTACTGGCTTGGCAGTTGCCTTGAAACAG GCAATCACTCCAGAATACAGAGCTTACCAAGAGCAAGTCCTCAGCAACTGCTCAAAATTTGCCCAG GCTTTAATGGAGAATGGTTATGAACTTGTCTCTGGAGGAACCGAGAATCACTTGGTTTTGGTGAACCTGAAAAACAAG GGTATTGATGGTTCCAGGGTTGAGAAAATCTTGGAAGCTGTACATATTGCAGCCAACAAGAACACTGTTCCTGGAGATGTATCTGCCATGGTCCCCGGTGGCATCAGGATGG GAACTCCTGCACTCACTTCTCGGGGATTTGTTGAGGAAGATTTTGTGAAAGTTGCTGAATTCTTTGATGCTGCCGTGAAGCTAGCAGTGAAAGTAAAGGCTGAAACTCAAG GGACAAAGTTGAAAGACTTTGTAGCAACACTACAATCCAGTGCTCCAATCAAATCTGAAATTGCAAAACTCCGTCATGATGTGGAGGAGTATGCTAAGCAATTCCCTACGATTGGGTTTGAAAAAGAAACAATGAAGTACAAAAACTAA